From Cuculus canorus isolate bCucCan1 chromosome 7, bCucCan1.pri, whole genome shotgun sequence, one genomic window encodes:
- the LRRC18 gene encoding leucine-rich repeat-containing protein 18, translating to MVKGKAKGPKGKRITLKIAKNSIRVSFDGGLRLDLSKMGITTFPNCILKLTDVDELDLSRNMLKKIPSSIEKFQKLRWLDLHSNQLEELPKAIGTLQNLFYLNLCNNKLTTLPKELKLLKNLHILNLGLNCLDSIPTSLGALQELTEIGLFDNALTTIPNSVKTLPKLKKLNVERNPFPDSANQEEDADSIKRIETLYLVQEKDLCHSCLKTCQGEKDKLNKVMNVTPSPSKQPSFPLLLTPNSSAKDNQEEWRVRGKQP from the coding sequence ATGGTCAAGGGGAAAGCAAAAGGTCCAAAAGGAAAGAGGATCACCTTGAAAATTGCTAAAAATTCAATAAGGGTATCTTTTGATGGAGGACTCCGTCTTGATTTAAGCAAGATGGGTATCACCACCTTCCCAAACTGCATTCTGAAACTGACTGATGTGGATGAACTTGATTTGAGCAGAAACATGTTAAAAAAGATTCCAAGCAGCATCGAAAAGTTCCAGAAACTGCGCTGGCTGGATCTACATAGTAATCAGCTTGAGGAGCTCCCCAAGGCAATAGGTACACTTCAGAACCTTTTCTACCTGAACCTATGCAACAACAAGCTCACCACCCTGCCAAAAGAGTTGAAACTTCTCAAGAACCTGCATATTCTCAACCTTGGCTTGAACTGTCTTGACAGTATTCCCACTAGTCTTGGAGCCCTTCAGGAACTTACAGAGATAGGTCTCTTTGACAATGCCTTGACCACTATCCCAAACAGTGTAAAAACACTCCCGAAGCTTAAGAAACTGAATGTAGAAAGAAATCCTTTCCCAGATTCAGCAAATCAAGAAGAGGATGCTGACTCCATCAAACGCATAGAAACGCTTTATTTAGTACAAGAGAAAGACCTGTGCCATTCCTGCCTGAAGACATGCCAGGGTGAGAAGGACAAACTGAACAAAGTAATGAACGTGACACCCAGCCCCTCAAAGCAGCCAAGTTTCCCTTTACTCCTTACACCCAATTCCTCTGCAAAGGATAACCAAGAAGAATGGAGAGTAAGAGGCAAACAACCCTGA